A single region of the Buteo buteo chromosome 18, bButBut1.hap1.1, whole genome shotgun sequence genome encodes:
- the CCKBR gene encoding gastrin/cholecystokinin type B receptor, with translation MDPRRLNESLQELLCRPGNGSGSATGTATGTGTGSAGNGSACDLLRRGFRGPPAPKDLDLTVRVLLYTLIFVLSVCGNALVVAVLLLNRRLRTVTNSFLLSLALSDLMLAVCCMPFTLIPNLMGTFIFGEAVCKLMAYLMGISVSVSTFSLVAIAIERYSAICNPLQSRVWQTRSHACRVIASTWFLSALLMLPYAVYSTTHAMSTHGARPPISQCTHKWPSEHVRQAWYVLLLLILFFIPGVVMIVAYGLISRELYRGIRFELDIKGEAAAQRNGSREPAPTCDEGDGCYLQLSRPGGALELRALGAAGAQQDRARINSSEAKLVAKRRVIRMLVVIVAMFFLCWLPIFTANTWRAFAPQAAQRALSGTPISFIHLLSYTSACTNPLIYCFMNRRFRKAFLATCAGCRRVCPRRPLEEEVANANASLSKFSYTTVSSLGPP, from the exons ATGGACCCGCGGCGCCTCAACGAGTcgctgcaggagctgctctgccgCCCCGGGAACGGCTCCGGCTCCGCCACCGGCACCgccaccggcaccggcaccggctcCGCCGGGAACGGCTCCGCCTGCGACCTCctccgcaggggcttccgcgGGCCCCCGGCGCCCAAAG ACCTGGACCTGACAGTGCGTGTCCTGCTGTACACGCTGATCTTTGTGCTGAGCGTCTGTGGGAACGCCCTGGTCGTGGCTGTGCTGCTCCTGAACCGCCGCCTGCGCACCGTCACCAACTCCTTCCTGCTCTCCCTGGCGCTCAGCGACCTGATGCTGGCAGTCTGCTGCATGCCCTTTACGCTCATCCCCAACCTCATGGGCACCTTCATCTTCGGAGAGGCCGTCTGCAAGCTCATGGCCTACCTCATGG gcatcTCCGTCTCGGTCTCCACCTTCAGCCTGGTGGCCATCGCCATCGAGCGGTACAGTGCCATCTGCAACCCGCTGCAGTCCCGCGTCTGGCAGACACGGTCGCACGCCTGCCGGGTCATCGCCAGCACCTGGTTCTTGTCGGCGCTGCTCATGTTGCCGTATGCCGTCTACAGCACCACACACGCCATGTCCACCCATGGCGCCCGCCCGCCCATCAGCCAGTGCACCCACAAGTGGCCCAGTGAGCACGTCCGGCAGGCCTG GTatgtcctgctgctcctcatcCTCTTCTTCATCCCCGGCGTGGTGATGATTGTGGCTTATGGGCTTATCTCCCGCGAGCTCTACCGAGGCATCCGCTTCGAGCTGGACATCAAGGGGGAGGCTGCAG CTCAGCGCAACGGCAGCAGGGAGCCGGCACCCACCTGTGACGAGGGGGATGGCTGCTACCTGCAGCTctcccggccgggcggcgcgctGGAGCTGCGGGCGCTGGGCGCGGCGGGCGCGCAGCAGGACCGGGCGCGCATCAACAGCTCGGAGGCAAAGCTGGTGGCCAAGCGGCGTGTGATCCGCATGCTGGTGGTCATCGTGGCCATGTTCTTCCTCTGCTGGCTGCCCATCTTCACCGCCAACACGTGGCGTGCCTTCGCCCCGCAGGCGGCCCAGCGGGCGCTCTCGGGGACGCCCATCTCCTTCATCCACCTCCTCTCCTACACCTCCGCCTGCACCAACCCCCTCATCTACTGCTTCATGAACCGCCGCTTCCGCAAAGCCTTCCTGGCCACTTGCGCCGGCTGCCGCCGCGTCTGCCCACGCCGCCCACTCGAGGAGGAGGTGGCCAACGCCAATGCCTCGCTCTCCAAGTTCAGCTACACCACCGTCAGCAGCCTCGGACCCCCCTGA
- the SMPD1 gene encoding sphingomyelin phosphodiesterase, protein MAARARSRGPAPPLSLPLALALSLSLSLSLSAGSPPAGAEAFLEAAPRWGWRNVSCPVCHLLFGALDLALQLEPNVVRVGHVAARLCQDLRLARPEICRQAVQLFQRDVVSAWARSVLRPGEACGLLLGRRCGRWDIFGAWNVSLPATPKPPVRPPVPPPPGAPTARLLFLTDLHWDRHYVPGSEAACPDPLCCRGAVRPGPGGAGFWGEYGKCDLPLHTIEALLAQLPGAAPFAAAYWTGDIPAHDVWQQSRQDQLLALRTVTGLLRQHLGSLPVYPAVGNHEATPVNAFPPPYVRGNQSSAWLYDAMAQAWQDWLPPSALETLRAAGFYTVQVWPGLRLVSLNMNFCSQANFWLLINSTDPAGQLQWLVGVLAAAEQAGEKVHIIGHIPPAHCLRSWSWNYYRIVSRFEGTIAAQFFGHTHVDEFEMFYDEETLTRPVSVAFVAPSVTTYINLNPGYRVYEVDGAYPGSSHAVLDHETFILNLTEANAPGAEPHWQRLYRAREAYGLPSAFPADWDQLIRRFQDDEHLFQRFWFLFHKGHPPREPCLAACKAALLCALRTGRSADPGLCQPLRPALPFPHIQALWQQRRLC, encoded by the exons ATGGCGGCGCGGGCTCGgagccgcggcccggcccccccgctCTCGCTGCCGCTGGCCCTGGCGCTATCGCTATCGCTGTCGCTGTCGCTGTCGGCGGGGTCGCCCCCTGCCGGGGCGGAGGCGTTCCTGGAGGCGGCGCCGCGCTGGGGCTGGCGGAACGTGTCGTGCCCGGTCTGTCACCTGCTCTTCGGGGCGCTGGACCTGGCGCTGCAG CTGGAGCCCAACGTGGTGCGCGTGGGGCATGTGGCGGCCCGGCTGTGCCAGGACCTGCGGCTGGCGCGCCCCGAGATCTGCCGGCAGGCCGTGCAGCTCTTCCAGCGGGACGTGGTGTCGGCCTGGGCCCGCTCAGTGCTGCGTCCCGGCGAGGCCTGCGGGCTGCTGCTGGGCCGGCGCTGCGGCCGCTGGGACATCTTCGGCGCCTGGAACGTCTCCCTTCCCGCCACCCCCAAGCCACCGGTGCGGCCCCCGGTGCCCCCGCCACCCGGCGCCCCCACCGcccgcctcctcttcctcaccgaCCTGCACTGGGACCGCCACTACGTGCCAGGCAGCGAGGCCGCCTGCCCCGACCCGCTCTGCTGCCGTGGCGCCGTCCGCCCCGGTCCTGGCGGCGCCGGCTTCTGGGGCGAGTACGGCAAGTGTGACTTGCCGCTGCACACCATTGAGGCGCTGCTGGCCCAGCTCCCCGGCGCTGCCCCCTTTGCCGCTGCGTACTGGACAGGCGACATCCCGGCGCACGATGTCTGGCAGCAGAGCCGACAGGaccagctgctggccctgcGCACCGTCACCGGGCTGCTGCGACAGCACCTGGGCTCCCTGCCCGTCTACCCGGCCGTAGGCAACCATGAGGCCACCCCCGTCAACGCCTTCCCCCCGCCATACGTGCGGGGCAACCAGTCCTCCGCCTGGCTGTACGACGCCATGGCCCAGGCCTGGCAGGACTGGCTGCCCCCCTCGGCGCTGGAGACCCTCCG ggctgctggtTTCTACACGGTGCAGGTCTGGCCTGGGCTGCGCCTCGTCTCCCTCAACATGAACTTCTGCTCCCAGGCCAACTTCTGGCTCCTCATCAACTCCACCGACCCTGCGGGGCAGCTGCAGTGGCTGGTGGGGGTCCTGGCAGCTGCCgagcaggcaggggagaag GTGCACATCATCGGGCACATCCCCCCGGCCCACTGCCTGcgcagctggagctggaacTACTACCGCATTGTCAGCAG GTTTGAGGGCACCATCGCGGCTCAGTTCTTTGGGCACACGCACGTGGATGAGTTCGAGATGTTCTATGATGAGGAGACGCTGACGCGCCCCGTCTCCGTCGCCTTTGTGGCCCCCAGCGTCACCACCTACATCAACCTCAACCCCG GCTACCGCGTGTATGAGGTGGACGGCGCCTACCCCGGCAGCTCCCATGCCGTGCTGGACCACGAGACCTTCATCCTCAACCTCACTGAGGCCAATGCGCCGGGGGCAGAGCCGCACTGGCAGCGCCTCTACCGTGCCCGCGAGGCCTACGGGCTGCCCAGCGCCTTCCCGGCTGACTGGGACCAGCTCATCCGCCGCTTCCAGGATGACGAGCACCTCTTCCAGCGCTTCTGGTTCCTCTTCCACAAGGGCCACCCGCCCCGCGAGCCCTGCCTGGCCGCCTGCAAGGCAGCACTGCTCTGCGCCCTCCGCACCGGCCGCTCTGCCGACCCCGgcctctgccagcccctgcgcccggcgctgcccttCCCGCACATCCAGGCGCTCTGGCAGCAGCGGCGGCTCTGCTGA
- the APBB1 gene encoding amyloid beta precursor protein binding family B member 1 isoform X2 translates to MQPARPPAWGGGTMCSTDYFVAIVLLDTRPDSFWTRNSFETDSDLPAGWMRVQDTSGTYYWHIPTGTTQWEPPSGLARGSAPGSPGNTPSEEPPLAWTGFAPAERFGEGDFWKDPAAEEADDEPGAQDEELPSPGLASPSVGAALAEEDKPGSKRFAVRSLGWVEMSEDELAPGRSSIAVNNCIRQLSLHQRGPPGAWGEGRAMLLLLENQTLKLVDPQDQALLHAQPVASIRVWGVGRDSGRDFAYVARDQLTQMLKCHVFRCESPAKNIATSLHEVCSQIMVERRSARALANGLSMDPSRLVEIPFQVEFPAPKSEVVQKFPVCYLGCVPVAKPVGMDVINAALEAALATGSKEHWTPIVVNVAPATLTITHEQTEAVLCECRVRFLSFMGVGRDVRSFAFIMASAPGAFRCHMVWCEPNAAGLSEALQAACMLRYQKCLDARPQASSSCLPAPPADSVARRVGSSVRRGVQTLLGSLKPKRLGAQTP, encoded by the exons ATGCAG CCGGCACGACCCCCGGCATGGGGCGGTGGCACCATGTGCAGCACGGACTACTTCGTGGCCATCGTCCTGCTGGACACGCGCCCAG ATTCCTTCTGGACCCGCAACTCCTTCGAGACGGACTCGGACCTGCCTGCGGGATGGATGCGGGTGCAGGACACCTCGGGCACCTACTACTGGCACATCCCCACCGGCACCACGCAGTGggagcccccctcggggctggcCCGTGGCTCGGCCCCCGGCTCCCCTGGCAACACCCCCTCCGAGGAACCACCG CTCGCCTGGACGGGCTTCGCCCCGGCTGAGCGCTTTGGCGAGGGAGATTTCTGGAAG gaccCCGCAGCGGAGGAGGCGGATGATGAGCCGGGAGCGCAGGATGAAGAGCTGCCATCACCGGGCCTGGCCTCGCCGAGCGTGGG CGCGGCCCTGGCCGAGGAGGACAAGCCAGGCTCcaag CGCTTCGCCGTGCGCTCGCTGGGCTGGGTGGAGATGAGTGAGGATGAGCTGGCACCAGGCCGGAGCAGCATCGCTGTCAACAACTGCATCCGCCAGCTCTCCCTGCACCAGCGCGGCCCCCCTGGTGCTTGGGGGGAG GGCCGGgcgatgctgctgctgctggagaatCAGACGCTGAAGCTAGTGGACCcgcaggatcaggccctgcTGCATGCGCAGCCCGTGGCCAGCATCCGCGTCTGGGGCGTGGGGCGcgacagcggcag GGACTTTGCCTACGTGGCCCGGGACCAGCTGACGCAGATGCTCAAGTGCCATGTCTTCCGCTGCGAAAGCCCTGCCAAGAACATCGCCACCAGCCTGCACGAGGTCTGCTCCCAG ATCATGGTGGAACGGCGAAGTGCCCGGGCGCTGGCTAATGGCCTCTCCATGGACCCCTCCAGGCTGGTGGAGATCCCCTTCCAGG TGGAGTTCCCGGCGCCCAAGAGCGAGGTGGTGCAGAAGTTCCCGGTGTGCTACCTGGGCTGCGTGCCCGTCGCTAAGCCCGTGG GCATGGATGTCATCAACGCGGCGCTGGAGGCGGCGCTGGCCACCGGCAGCAAGGAGCACTGGACCCCCATCGTGGTCAACGTGGCACCCGCCACCCTCACTATCACCCACGAGCAG ACGGAGGCGGTGCTGTGCGAGTGCCGTGTGCGGTTCCTGTCCTTCATGGGGGTGGGCCGGGACGTGCGCTCCTTCGCCTTCATCATGGCCAGCGCCCCGGGCGCCTTCCGCTGCCACATGGTCTGGTGCGAGCCCAACGCCGCGGGGCTGAGCGAGGCGCTGCAGGCCGCCTGCATG CTGCGCTACCAGAAGTGCCTGGACGCCCGGCCCCaggcctccagctcctgcctgcctgcaccgCCTGCCGACTCAGTGGCCCGCCGGGTGGGCTCCTCCGTCCGCAGGGGCGTGCAGACCCTGCTGGGCAGCCTGAAGCCCAAGCGCCTGGGGGCCCAGACGCCGTGA
- the APBB1 gene encoding amyloid beta precursor protein binding family B member 1 isoform X1, translated as MSGSLSKRSDLANDNSRLGLSLGLQAPPEPGQLLRPKGPPGSPQGPRLYGSTELQGGGGPPAPAGEEPANAKWVKDGQNQLRRAAERDQNRNELGPPPEELEVSARNARNAGGGALPLLIDLRGTEEDEEEEDEEEEEEEEGDGDSTPVQSDPMTAESEQSGERAPREHGRSASLLFGVRSGTASDEDSSWATLSQGSPAGSSPDDADSFWTRNSFETDSDLPAGWMRVQDTSGTYYWHIPTGTTQWEPPSGLARGSAPGSPGNTPSEEPPLAWTGFAPAERFGEGDFWKDPAAEEADDEPGAQDEELPSPGLASPSVGAALAEEDKPGSKRFAVRSLGWVEMSEDELAPGRSSIAVNNCIRQLSLHQRGPPGAWGEGRAMLLLLENQTLKLVDPQDQALLHAQPVASIRVWGVGRDSGRDFAYVARDQLTQMLKCHVFRCESPAKNIATSLHEVCSQIMVERRSARALANGLSMDPSRLVEIPFQVEFPAPKSEVVQKFPVCYLGCVPVAKPVGMDVINAALEAALATGSKEHWTPIVVNVAPATLTITHEQTEAVLCECRVRFLSFMGVGRDVRSFAFIMASAPGAFRCHMVWCEPNAAGLSEALQAACMLRYQKCLDARPQASSSCLPAPPADSVARRVGSSVRRGVQTLLGSLKPKRLGAQTP; from the exons ATGTCGGGGTCCCTGAGCAAGCGGAGCGACCTGGCCAACGACAACAGCCGCCTGGGGCTGAGCCTGGGGCTGCAGGCCCCCCCCGAGCCCGGGCAGCTGCTGCGCCCCAAGggcccccccggctccccccagGGCCCCCGCCTCTATGGCAGCACGGAgctgcagggtgggggggggccgcCCGCCCCAGCCGGCGAGGAGCCGGCCAATGCCAAGTGGGTGAAGGACGGGCAGAACCAGCTGCGCCGGGCAGCCGAGCGGGACCAGAACCGCAACGAGCTGGGGCCCCCCCCTGAGGAGCTGGAGGTCTCGGCCCGCAACGCCCGCAATGCCGGTGGGGGGGCCCTGCCCCTGCTCATCGACCTGCGGGGCAccgaggaggacgaggaggaggaggacgaggaggaggaggaagaggaggaaggggacgGGGACTCCACGCCGGTGCAGAGTGACCCCATGACGGCTGAGTCGGAGCAGAGTGGGGAGCGGGCGCCCCGCGAGCACGGCCGCAGCGCCAGCCTGCTCTTCGGGGTGCGCAGCGGCACCGCCAGCGACGAGGACTCCAGCTGGGCCACGCTCAGCCAGGGCAGCCCTGCCGGCAGCTCCCCCGACGATGCAG ATTCCTTCTGGACCCGCAACTCCTTCGAGACGGACTCGGACCTGCCTGCGGGATGGATGCGGGTGCAGGACACCTCGGGCACCTACTACTGGCACATCCCCACCGGCACCACGCAGTGggagcccccctcggggctggcCCGTGGCTCGGCCCCCGGCTCCCCTGGCAACACCCCCTCCGAGGAACCACCG CTCGCCTGGACGGGCTTCGCCCCGGCTGAGCGCTTTGGCGAGGGAGATTTCTGGAAG gaccCCGCAGCGGAGGAGGCGGATGATGAGCCGGGAGCGCAGGATGAAGAGCTGCCATCACCGGGCCTGGCCTCGCCGAGCGTGGG CGCGGCCCTGGCCGAGGAGGACAAGCCAGGCTCcaag CGCTTCGCCGTGCGCTCGCTGGGCTGGGTGGAGATGAGTGAGGATGAGCTGGCACCAGGCCGGAGCAGCATCGCTGTCAACAACTGCATCCGCCAGCTCTCCCTGCACCAGCGCGGCCCCCCTGGTGCTTGGGGGGAG GGCCGGgcgatgctgctgctgctggagaatCAGACGCTGAAGCTAGTGGACCcgcaggatcaggccctgcTGCATGCGCAGCCCGTGGCCAGCATCCGCGTCTGGGGCGTGGGGCGcgacagcggcag GGACTTTGCCTACGTGGCCCGGGACCAGCTGACGCAGATGCTCAAGTGCCATGTCTTCCGCTGCGAAAGCCCTGCCAAGAACATCGCCACCAGCCTGCACGAGGTCTGCTCCCAG ATCATGGTGGAACGGCGAAGTGCCCGGGCGCTGGCTAATGGCCTCTCCATGGACCCCTCCAGGCTGGTGGAGATCCCCTTCCAGG TGGAGTTCCCGGCGCCCAAGAGCGAGGTGGTGCAGAAGTTCCCGGTGTGCTACCTGGGCTGCGTGCCCGTCGCTAAGCCCGTGG GCATGGATGTCATCAACGCGGCGCTGGAGGCGGCGCTGGCCACCGGCAGCAAGGAGCACTGGACCCCCATCGTGGTCAACGTGGCACCCGCCACCCTCACTATCACCCACGAGCAG ACGGAGGCGGTGCTGTGCGAGTGCCGTGTGCGGTTCCTGTCCTTCATGGGGGTGGGCCGGGACGTGCGCTCCTTCGCCTTCATCATGGCCAGCGCCCCGGGCGCCTTCCGCTGCCACATGGTCTGGTGCGAGCCCAACGCCGCGGGGCTGAGCGAGGCGCTGCAGGCCGCCTGCATG CTGCGCTACCAGAAGTGCCTGGACGCCCGGCCCCaggcctccagctcctgcctgcctgcaccgCCTGCCGACTCAGTGGCCCGCCGGGTGGGCTCCTCCGTCCGCAGGGGCGTGCAGACCCTGCTGGGCAGCCTGAAGCCCAAGCGCCTGGGGGCCCAGACGCCGTGA
- the HPX gene encoding hemopexin produces MGVPTAVLCLAWTLALACAHPLTQSKLEAAGGGHPHGAEPPSNDTDLAQLCADEGRLDATTLSENGTMLFFRGEEVWESSHGGLRLHARPLAASWPEVGGPVEAALRLYSRQHPQEHQSLYLFQGEQVWAYFGGQLQPGFPRRIGDEFPGVPGGLDAAVECHPEECGGETILFFKGDTVYAFDLALRVTKPRTWPGLGPCDAALRWLERYYCLRGTRFQRFDPLTGEVRPGYPRDLRDYFIPCPGRGHGNASWGAAGDRCSEMPFQALLSDDTGRIYAFRGGLSFRLDSLRDGHHAWPLGQTWPGLEGEVDAAFAWDGRTYLIQGSQVSIFLSGQGHRRVLGYPRALQDELGVSSTDAAFTCPGSANLYLITGDRIRLVDLTQTPRQAGEPVPLPHDHVDGAMCTNDGVFLFHGPSYYQYHSVAQLLGAKEPVAPQSIATHFFHCPQ; encoded by the exons ATGGGGGTCCCCACTGCTGTCCTCTGCCTGGCCTGGACCCTGGCCCTGGCATGTGCCCACCCCCT GACCCAGAGCAAACtggaggcagctggaggagggcaCCCCcatggggctgagccccccagCAACGACACTG ACTTGGCCCAGCTCTGCGCAGACGAGGGCAGATTGGACGCCACCACGCTTAGCGAGAATGGCACCATGCTCTTCTTCAGAG GCGAGGAGGTCTGGGAGAGCTCCCACGGGGGGCTCCGGCTCCATGCCCGCCCCCTGGCCGCATCCTGGCCCGAAGTGGGGGGCCCCGTCGAGGCGGCGCTGCGCCTATACAGCCGGCAGCACCCCCAGGAGCACCAGAGCCTCTACCTCTTCCAG GGCGAGCAGGTGTGGGCTTACTTCGGGGGGCAGCTGCAGCCCGGCTTCCCCCGGCGCATAGGGGACGAGTTCccgggggtccctggggggctGGATGCCGCCGTGGAGTGCCACCCCGAGGAGTGCGGGGGCGAGACCATCCTCTTCTTCAAGG GGGACACGGTGTACGCCTTCGACCTGGCGCTGCGGGTGACGAAGCCGCGCACGTGGCCGGGGCTGGGCCCCTGCGACGCCGCCCTGCGCTGGCTGGAGCGGTACTACTGCCTGCGGGGAACCCGCTTCCAGCGCTTCGACCCCCTCACTGGCGAGGTGCGCCCTGGCTACCCCCGCGATCTCCGCGACTACTTCATACCCTGCCCGGGCCGAG GGCACGGGAACGCCTCGTGGGGGGCTGCTGGTGACCGCTGCAGCGAGATGCCCTTCCAGGCCCTCCTCTCCGACGACACTGGACGCATCTACGCCTTCCGTG GGGGTCTGTCCTTCCGCCTGGACTCGCTGCGGGACGGGCACCACGCCTGGCCCCTGGGACAGACGTGGCCGGGACTGGAGGGAGAGGTGGATGCCGCCTTCGCCTGGGACGGACGCACTTACCTGATACAG GGCTCCCAGGTCTCCATCTTCCTCTCGGGGCAGGGCCACCGGCGGGTGCTGGGTTACCCACGGGCCCTGCAGGACGAGTTGGGGGTCTCCAGCACTGACGCTGCCTTCACCTGCCCCGGCTCTGCCAACCTCTACCTCATCACAG GGGACCGCATTCGGCTGGTGGACCTGACGCAGACGCCACGGCAGGCAGGCGAGCCGGTGCCGCTGCCCCACGACCACGTGGACGGCGCCATGTGCACCAATGACGGCGTCTTCCTCTTCCACGGCCCCAGCTACTATCAGTACCACAGCGTggcccagctgctgggggcCAAAGAGCCCGTAGCCCCCCAGAGTATCGCCACCCACTTCTTCCACTGCCCCCAGTGA